One Pseudomonas rhizophila DNA window includes the following coding sequences:
- the trmD gene encoding tRNA (guanosine(37)-N1)-methyltransferase TrmD has protein sequence MGCGFLNVANLRVEVITLFPEMFSAISEYGITSRAVKQELLQLTCWNPRDYTTDRHHTVDDRPFGGGPGMVMKIKPLEDALVQARTAAGEGAKVIYLSPQGRQLTQSAVRELANSDALILIAGRYEGIDERFIEAHVDEEWSIGDYVLSGGELPAMVLIDAVTRLLPGALGHADSAEEDSFTDGLLDCPHYTRPEVYADQRVPDVLLSGNHAHIRRWRLQQSLGRTYERRADLLESRSLSGEEKKLLEEYIRERDDSSQRIDGKSDDLP, from the coding sequence ATGGGATGCGGATTTCTAAACGTGGCTAATTTGCGCGTTGAAGTCATAACGTTGTTTCCCGAGATGTTTTCCGCCATCAGCGAGTACGGCATAACCAGCCGCGCGGTGAAACAGGAGCTGTTGCAGCTTACCTGTTGGAATCCGCGGGACTACACCACGGATCGGCATCACACTGTGGACGATCGCCCGTTTGGCGGTGGTCCGGGCATGGTGATGAAGATCAAGCCCCTGGAAGACGCTCTGGTTCAGGCCAGAACCGCAGCCGGGGAGGGCGCGAAGGTGATTTACCTGTCGCCCCAAGGCCGTCAGCTGACTCAGTCGGCGGTACGCGAGCTGGCAAATTCGGATGCATTGATCCTGATTGCCGGCCGTTATGAAGGCATTGACGAGCGTTTTATTGAAGCTCATGTCGATGAAGAGTGGTCGATTGGCGACTATGTACTGTCTGGCGGCGAGCTGCCGGCGATGGTCCTGATCGATGCGGTTACACGACTGCTGCCTGGAGCTTTAGGGCATGCAGATTCCGCCGAGGAAGATTCCTTTACGGATGGTCTGCTGGATTGCCCGCACTACACCCGACCGGAGGTGTATGCGGATCAGCGTGTTCCCGACGTGTTGCTAAGTGGCAACCACGCGCACATCCGGCGTTGGCGTTTACAGCAGTCCCTTGGTCGGACCTATGAACGACGCGCCGATCTTCTGGAAAGCCGCTCGCTTTCTGGAGAAGAGAAGAAGCTGCTCGAGGAATATATCCGCGAGCGGGACGATAGTTCACAACGTATCGATGGTAAGTCCGACGACTTGCCTTAG
- the rplS gene encoding 50S ribosomal protein L19: MTNKIILALEAEQMTKEIPTFAPGDTIVVQVKVKEGDRSRLQAFEGVVIAKRNRGVNSAFTVRKISNGVGVERTFQTYSPQIDSMAVKRRGDVRKAKLYYLRDLSGKAARIKEKLA; this comes from the coding sequence ATGACTAACAAAATCATTCTTGCACTCGAAGCAGAGCAGATGACCAAAGAAATCCCTACCTTTGCCCCGGGCGACACCATTGTCGTTCAGGTGAAAGTGAAGGAAGGCGACCGTTCGCGTCTGCAAGCGTTCGAAGGCGTTGTTATCGCCAAGCGTAACCGCGGCGTAAACAGTGCATTCACCGTTCGTAAAATCTCCAACGGTGTTGGCGTAGAGCGTACTTTCCAGACCTACAGCCCGCAAATCGACAGCATGGCTGTCAAGCGTCGCGGTGACGTACGTAAAGCCAAGCTGTACTACCTGCGTGACCTGTCCGGTAAAGCAGCTCGCATCAAGGAAAAACTGGCTTAA